One segment of Bacillota bacterium DNA contains the following:
- a CDS encoding Gfo/Idh/MocA family oxidoreductase encodes MKVGVIGAGQWGQNLVRAFSRLGALAAVAEINHEARERLAAEFPGVPLYEDCNYLLESDIPAVVIATPASTHYQIAKKALLSGKDAFVEKPLALSLAEARELVEIAESKESILMVGHLLLYQPAVQWIKNYLASGALGDVGFMVQERLKLGLVRAVENVLWSFGVHDIAVLLHLVEEKPEEVKAVGRCFLQEGVADDVYVHLRFPGGVQAHLHTSWLWPETRRRLTIVGARAMLVYDELEQKVTLHKKWVGPALGHHDEGSEVVFQGSSEPLLLECRHFLECLEKRETPLSDGRSAVAVLEVLEAAEKQLRSS; translated from the coding sequence ATGAAAGTGGGTGTAATAGGGGCGGGCCAATGGGGCCAGAACCTGGTTCGCGCCTTCTCCCGCCTGGGTGCACTGGCCGCGGTGGCGGAGATAAACCACGAAGCGCGCGAGAGGCTGGCTGCTGAGTTCCCAGGCGTACCCTTGTATGAGGACTGTAATTATCTTTTAGAAAGCGACATTCCGGCTGTGGTGATCGCCACACCTGCTTCTACCCATTATCAAATAGCGAAGAAAGCCCTGCTCTCGGGAAAAGACGCATTTGTGGAAAAACCTCTAGCCCTTTCTCTGGCGGAGGCCCGGGAACTGGTAGAGATAGCCGAAAGCAAAGAAAGCATCTTGATGGTAGGGCACCTTTTGCTCTACCAGCCTGCCGTGCAGTGGATCAAAAATTATCTCGCCTCCGGGGCCCTGGGGGATGTAGGTTTCATGGTGCAAGAAAGGTTAAAGCTGGGGCTGGTAAGAGCGGTGGAGAACGTCCTCTGGAGCTTCGGGGTGCACGACATCGCCGTGCTCCTTCACCTCGTAGAGGAGAAGCCTGAAGAGGTGAAGGCCGTAGGCAGGTGCTTCCTCCAAGAGGGCGTTGCCGACGACGTGTACGTGCACCTGAGGTTTCCGGGCGGGGTGCAGGCTCACCTCCACACCTCCTGGCTCTGGCCGGAAACGAGGCGCCGTCTCACCATCGTCGGCGCGAGGGCCATGCTCGTCTACGACGAGCTCGAGCAGAAAGTGACCCTGCACAAAAAATGGGTAGGCCCTGCTCTCGGGCACCACGACGAGGGCAGCGAGGTGGTCTTCCAGGGGAGCAGCGAGCCTCTCCTCCTGGAGTGCCGCCATTTTCTGGAGTGCCTGGAGAAGAGGGAAACCCCTCTCTCCGACGGGAGAAGCGCCGTTGCGGTGCTAGAAGTTTTGGAGGCTGCAGAAAAGCAGTTAAGGAGTAGTTAG